A window from Primulina huaijiensis isolate GDHJ02 chromosome 11, ASM1229523v2, whole genome shotgun sequence encodes these proteins:
- the LOC140987646 gene encoding uncharacterized protein isoform X1, giving the protein MGKNYTANPNDYKLLEEVGYGASATVYRAIYVPSKEVVAVKCLDLDRCNINLDDIHREAQTMSLIDHPNVIRAFCSFVVDRNLWVVMPFMSEGSCLHLMKIAYPDGFEESAIGAILKETLKALEYLHSHGHIHRDVKAGNILMDGDGEVKLADFGVSVSMFDRGDRQRSRNTFVGTPCWMAPEVLQPGTGYDFKADIWSFGITALELAHGHAPFSKYPPMKVLLMTIQNAPPGLDYDRDKRFSKSFKEMVAMCLVKDQTKRPTAEKLLKHSFFKNAKPPELSVKKLFANLPPLWKRMKELQLKDAAQLALKKMPSAEQEALSQSEYKRGVSAWNFDIDDLKFQASLMQEDDIQEIKEEEESLKLSMNPKDTSNSAMKPIATSQINGSFMLCHQLFSRGKTSCDDVSVVESETKKGKVFESDLVESENDVVTGLKKCRSTVETPHSMVEKDALQAKSRIQSGRPRECQSGPLMPGTVLSSLSERARNLERSEIHNQQVRKTPSFSGPLNLPNRASANSLSAPIKSSGGFTDSSEDKSKNNLVQIKGRFSVTSENVDLVKDIPSYTSSQRNSQGSPLRKSASVGNWIFESKQMPNNQVHKELSNSNLPASILLPHLQNLFQQTSIQQDLIMNLLSTLQPPEVADAPQNGKLPPLPRWSETNGSAECASSERERMLLVKISELQSRMTSLTDELTAERVKCTQLQQELNAVSAREEDGYGRERTS; this is encoded by the exons ATGGGGAAGAATTACACAGCGAATCCGAATGATTACAAGCTTCTGGAAGAGGTTGGATATGGTGCCAGCGCGACTGTTTACAGAGCGATCTATGTGCCTTCTAAGGAAGTCGTGGCTGTAAAGTGCTTGGATCTCGATCGATGCAATATCAATCTG GATGATATTCACAGGGAAGCTCAAACAATGAGTTTAATTGATCATCCTAACGTCATAAGAGCCTTTTGTTCATTTGTTGTTGACCGCAACCTTTGGGTGGTCATGCCTTTTATGTCTGAGGGTTCTTGCCTACATCTAATGAAGATAGCTTATCCAGATGGATTTGAAGAGTCTGCAATTGGGGCCATATTGAAAGAAACTCTAAAGGCTTTGGAGTACCTTCATAGTCATGGCCATATCCATCGTGATGTGAAG GCAGGAAACATATTAATGGATGGTGATGGTGAGGTAAAGCTTGCTGACTTTGGTGTATCAGTTTCCATGTTTGACAGAGGTGATAGACAACGGTCAAGGAATACCTTTGTGGGAACTCCGTGCTG GATGGCACCAGAAGTGTTGCAGCCAGGAACTGGATATGATTTCAA GGCTGACATATGGTCATTTGGAATAACTGCACTGGAGCTGGCTCATGGACATGCGCCATTTTCAAAATATCCTCCAATGAAG GTTCTGCTGATGACCATACAAAATGCCCCGCCTGGACTCGACTATGACCGTGATAAAAGGTTTTCGAAG TCTTTTAAAGAAATGGTTGCAATGTGCTTGGTGAAAGATCAAACAAAGAGGCCAACAGcagaaaaattgctaaaacaTTCATTTTTCAAGAATGCCAAGCCTCCAGAGCTTtctgtaaaaaaattatttgccaACTTGCCCCCTCTGTGGAAGCGTATGAAAGAACTTCAG CTCAAAGACGCTGCTCAGCtggctttaaaaaaaatgcctTCAGCTGAACAAGAAGCTTTATCTCAG AGTGAGTACAAGCGAGGTGTAAGTGCCTGGAATTTCGATATAGATGATTTGAAGTTCCAAGCATCTTTG ATGCAAGAGGATGACATACAAGAAatcaaggaagaagaagaaagctTGAAGCTTTCCATGAACCCGAAG GATACATCTAATTCTGCCATGAAACCAATAGCTACAAGCCAGATCAATGGCAG CTTCATGCTCTGTCACCAACTGTTTTCCAGGGGAAAAACGAGTTGTGATGATGTGTCTGTGGTTGAAAGTGAGACCAAGAAAGGAAAGGTATTCGAAAGTGATTTAGTAGAGTCTGAAAATGATGTGGTTACTGGACTCAAGAAATGCAGATCAACAGTGGAGACGCCACATTCAATGGTAGAGAAAGATGCGCTGCAAGCCAAGTCTAGAATTCAGAGTGGCAGACCTCGTGAATGCCAAAGTGGGCCGCTCATGCCTGGTACAGTGCTAAGTTCGCTTTCAGAAAGAGCACGCAACTTGGAGAG GTCTGAGATTCATAACCAGCAAGTACGAAAAACTCCGAGCTTTAGTGGTCCTCTAAATCTTCCTAATCGGGCTTCAGCAAATAGTTTATCAGCTCCAATTAAGTCTTCAGGAG GATTTACAGATTCCTCTGAGGACAAgtcaaaaaataatttggtacaAATAAAAGGGAGGTTTTCTGTAACATCAGAAAATGTTGATCTTGTAAAG GACATTCCATCATATACATCTTCTCAGAGAAATTCTCAG GGATCCCCACTTAGGAAGTCCGCAAGCGTTGGAAACTGGATATTTGAGTCTAAGCAAATG CCTAACAATCAGGTACATAAGGAACTTTCCAACAGTAACCTACCAGCCTCAATTCTTTTGCCTCACCTTCAGAATCTTTTCCAGCAAACATCAATTCAACAA GATCTCATTATGAATCTATTGAGTACCTTGCAACCCCCAGAGGTAGCAGATG CTCCTCAAAATGGGAAATTGCCTCCATTGCCTCGTTGGTCAGAGACTAACGGAAGC GCTGAATGTGCTAGTTCTGAAAGGGAACGCATGCTCCTTGTGAAGATCTCTGAACTTCAATCGAG GATGACTAGCTTGACTGATGAATTAACTGCAGAAAGAGTGAAGTGTACTCAA TTGCAACAAGAATTAAATGCTGTGTCTGCTCGCGAAGAGGATGGATATGGAAGGGAAAGAACTTCTTGA
- the LOC140987646 gene encoding uncharacterized protein isoform X2: MGKNYTANPNDYKLLEEVGYGASATVYRAIYVPSKEVVAVKCLDLDRCNINLDDIHREAQTMSLIDHPNVIRAFCSFVVDRNLWVVMPFMSEGSCLHLMKIAYPDGFEESAIGAILKETLKALEYLHSHGHIHRDVKAGNILMDGDGEVKLADFGVSVSMFDRGDRQRSRNTFVGTPCWMAPEVLQPGTGYDFKADIWSFGITALELAHGHAPFSKYPPMKVLLMTIQNAPPGLDYDRDKRFSKSFKEMVAMCLVKDQTKRPTAEKLLKHSFFKNAKPPELSVKKLFANLPPLWKRMKELQLKDAAQLALKKMPSAEQEALSQSEYKRGVSAWNFDIDDLKFQASLMQEDDIQEIKEEEESLKLSMNPKDTSNSAMKPIATSQINGSFMLCHQLFSRGKTSCDDVSVVESETKKGKVFESDLVESENDVVTGLKKCRSTVETPHSMVEKDALQAKSRIQSGRPRECQSGPLMPGTVLSSLSERARNLERSEIHNQQVRKTPSFSGPLNLPNRASANSLSAPIKSSGDSSEDKSKNNLVQIKGRFSVTSENVDLVKDIPSYTSSQRNSQGSPLRKSASVGNWIFESKQMPNNQVHKELSNSNLPASILLPHLQNLFQQTSIQQDLIMNLLSTLQPPEVADAPQNGKLPPLPRWSETNGSAECASSERERMLLVKISELQSRMTSLTDELTAERVKCTQLQQELNAVSAREEDGYGRERTS; encoded by the exons ATGGGGAAGAATTACACAGCGAATCCGAATGATTACAAGCTTCTGGAAGAGGTTGGATATGGTGCCAGCGCGACTGTTTACAGAGCGATCTATGTGCCTTCTAAGGAAGTCGTGGCTGTAAAGTGCTTGGATCTCGATCGATGCAATATCAATCTG GATGATATTCACAGGGAAGCTCAAACAATGAGTTTAATTGATCATCCTAACGTCATAAGAGCCTTTTGTTCATTTGTTGTTGACCGCAACCTTTGGGTGGTCATGCCTTTTATGTCTGAGGGTTCTTGCCTACATCTAATGAAGATAGCTTATCCAGATGGATTTGAAGAGTCTGCAATTGGGGCCATATTGAAAGAAACTCTAAAGGCTTTGGAGTACCTTCATAGTCATGGCCATATCCATCGTGATGTGAAG GCAGGAAACATATTAATGGATGGTGATGGTGAGGTAAAGCTTGCTGACTTTGGTGTATCAGTTTCCATGTTTGACAGAGGTGATAGACAACGGTCAAGGAATACCTTTGTGGGAACTCCGTGCTG GATGGCACCAGAAGTGTTGCAGCCAGGAACTGGATATGATTTCAA GGCTGACATATGGTCATTTGGAATAACTGCACTGGAGCTGGCTCATGGACATGCGCCATTTTCAAAATATCCTCCAATGAAG GTTCTGCTGATGACCATACAAAATGCCCCGCCTGGACTCGACTATGACCGTGATAAAAGGTTTTCGAAG TCTTTTAAAGAAATGGTTGCAATGTGCTTGGTGAAAGATCAAACAAAGAGGCCAACAGcagaaaaattgctaaaacaTTCATTTTTCAAGAATGCCAAGCCTCCAGAGCTTtctgtaaaaaaattatttgccaACTTGCCCCCTCTGTGGAAGCGTATGAAAGAACTTCAG CTCAAAGACGCTGCTCAGCtggctttaaaaaaaatgcctTCAGCTGAACAAGAAGCTTTATCTCAG AGTGAGTACAAGCGAGGTGTAAGTGCCTGGAATTTCGATATAGATGATTTGAAGTTCCAAGCATCTTTG ATGCAAGAGGATGACATACAAGAAatcaaggaagaagaagaaagctTGAAGCTTTCCATGAACCCGAAG GATACATCTAATTCTGCCATGAAACCAATAGCTACAAGCCAGATCAATGGCAG CTTCATGCTCTGTCACCAACTGTTTTCCAGGGGAAAAACGAGTTGTGATGATGTGTCTGTGGTTGAAAGTGAGACCAAGAAAGGAAAGGTATTCGAAAGTGATTTAGTAGAGTCTGAAAATGATGTGGTTACTGGACTCAAGAAATGCAGATCAACAGTGGAGACGCCACATTCAATGGTAGAGAAAGATGCGCTGCAAGCCAAGTCTAGAATTCAGAGTGGCAGACCTCGTGAATGCCAAAGTGGGCCGCTCATGCCTGGTACAGTGCTAAGTTCGCTTTCAGAAAGAGCACGCAACTTGGAGAG GTCTGAGATTCATAACCAGCAAGTACGAAAAACTCCGAGCTTTAGTGGTCCTCTAAATCTTCCTAATCGGGCTTCAGCAAATAGTTTATCAGCTCCAATTAAGTCTTCAGGAG ATTCCTCTGAGGACAAgtcaaaaaataatttggtacaAATAAAAGGGAGGTTTTCTGTAACATCAGAAAATGTTGATCTTGTAAAG GACATTCCATCATATACATCTTCTCAGAGAAATTCTCAG GGATCCCCACTTAGGAAGTCCGCAAGCGTTGGAAACTGGATATTTGAGTCTAAGCAAATG CCTAACAATCAGGTACATAAGGAACTTTCCAACAGTAACCTACCAGCCTCAATTCTTTTGCCTCACCTTCAGAATCTTTTCCAGCAAACATCAATTCAACAA GATCTCATTATGAATCTATTGAGTACCTTGCAACCCCCAGAGGTAGCAGATG CTCCTCAAAATGGGAAATTGCCTCCATTGCCTCGTTGGTCAGAGACTAACGGAAGC GCTGAATGTGCTAGTTCTGAAAGGGAACGCATGCTCCTTGTGAAGATCTCTGAACTTCAATCGAG GATGACTAGCTTGACTGATGAATTAACTGCAGAAAGAGTGAAGTGTACTCAA TTGCAACAAGAATTAAATGCTGTGTCTGCTCGCGAAGAGGATGGATATGGAAGGGAAAGAACTTCTTGA
- the LOC140987646 gene encoding uncharacterized protein isoform X3: MGKNYTANPNDYKLLEEVGYGASATVYRAIYVPSKEVVAVKCLDLDRCNINLDDIHREAQTMSLIDHPNVIRAFCSFVVDRNLWVVMPFMSEGSCLHLMKIAYPDGFEESAIGAILKETLKALEYLHSHGHIHRDVKAGNILMDGDGEVKLADFGVSVSMFDRGDRQRSRNTFVGTPCWMAPEVLQPGTGYDFKADIWSFGITALELAHGHAPFSKYPPMKVLLMTIQNAPPGLDYDRDKRFSKSFKEMVAMCLVKDQTKRPTAEKLLKHSFFKNAKPPELSVKKLFANLPPLWKRMKELQLKDAAQLALKKMPSAEQEALSQSEYKRGVSAWNFDIDDLKFQASLMQEDDIQEIKEEEESLKLSMNPKDTSNSAMKPIATSQINGRGKTSCDDVSVVESETKKGKVFESDLVESENDVVTGLKKCRSTVETPHSMVEKDALQAKSRIQSGRPRECQSGPLMPGTVLSSLSERARNLERSEIHNQQVRKTPSFSGPLNLPNRASANSLSAPIKSSGGFTDSSEDKSKNNLVQIKGRFSVTSENVDLVKDIPSYTSSQRNSQGSPLRKSASVGNWIFESKQMPNNQVHKELSNSNLPASILLPHLQNLFQQTSIQQDLIMNLLSTLQPPEVADAPQNGKLPPLPRWSETNGSAECASSERERMLLVKISELQSRMTSLTDELTAERVKCTQLQQELNAVSAREEDGYGRERTS, translated from the exons ATGGGGAAGAATTACACAGCGAATCCGAATGATTACAAGCTTCTGGAAGAGGTTGGATATGGTGCCAGCGCGACTGTTTACAGAGCGATCTATGTGCCTTCTAAGGAAGTCGTGGCTGTAAAGTGCTTGGATCTCGATCGATGCAATATCAATCTG GATGATATTCACAGGGAAGCTCAAACAATGAGTTTAATTGATCATCCTAACGTCATAAGAGCCTTTTGTTCATTTGTTGTTGACCGCAACCTTTGGGTGGTCATGCCTTTTATGTCTGAGGGTTCTTGCCTACATCTAATGAAGATAGCTTATCCAGATGGATTTGAAGAGTCTGCAATTGGGGCCATATTGAAAGAAACTCTAAAGGCTTTGGAGTACCTTCATAGTCATGGCCATATCCATCGTGATGTGAAG GCAGGAAACATATTAATGGATGGTGATGGTGAGGTAAAGCTTGCTGACTTTGGTGTATCAGTTTCCATGTTTGACAGAGGTGATAGACAACGGTCAAGGAATACCTTTGTGGGAACTCCGTGCTG GATGGCACCAGAAGTGTTGCAGCCAGGAACTGGATATGATTTCAA GGCTGACATATGGTCATTTGGAATAACTGCACTGGAGCTGGCTCATGGACATGCGCCATTTTCAAAATATCCTCCAATGAAG GTTCTGCTGATGACCATACAAAATGCCCCGCCTGGACTCGACTATGACCGTGATAAAAGGTTTTCGAAG TCTTTTAAAGAAATGGTTGCAATGTGCTTGGTGAAAGATCAAACAAAGAGGCCAACAGcagaaaaattgctaaaacaTTCATTTTTCAAGAATGCCAAGCCTCCAGAGCTTtctgtaaaaaaattatttgccaACTTGCCCCCTCTGTGGAAGCGTATGAAAGAACTTCAG CTCAAAGACGCTGCTCAGCtggctttaaaaaaaatgcctTCAGCTGAACAAGAAGCTTTATCTCAG AGTGAGTACAAGCGAGGTGTAAGTGCCTGGAATTTCGATATAGATGATTTGAAGTTCCAAGCATCTTTG ATGCAAGAGGATGACATACAAGAAatcaaggaagaagaagaaagctTGAAGCTTTCCATGAACCCGAAG GATACATCTAATTCTGCCATGAAACCAATAGCTACAAGCCAGATCAATGGCAG GGGAAAAACGAGTTGTGATGATGTGTCTGTGGTTGAAAGTGAGACCAAGAAAGGAAAGGTATTCGAAAGTGATTTAGTAGAGTCTGAAAATGATGTGGTTACTGGACTCAAGAAATGCAGATCAACAGTGGAGACGCCACATTCAATGGTAGAGAAAGATGCGCTGCAAGCCAAGTCTAGAATTCAGAGTGGCAGACCTCGTGAATGCCAAAGTGGGCCGCTCATGCCTGGTACAGTGCTAAGTTCGCTTTCAGAAAGAGCACGCAACTTGGAGAG GTCTGAGATTCATAACCAGCAAGTACGAAAAACTCCGAGCTTTAGTGGTCCTCTAAATCTTCCTAATCGGGCTTCAGCAAATAGTTTATCAGCTCCAATTAAGTCTTCAGGAG GATTTACAGATTCCTCTGAGGACAAgtcaaaaaataatttggtacaAATAAAAGGGAGGTTTTCTGTAACATCAGAAAATGTTGATCTTGTAAAG GACATTCCATCATATACATCTTCTCAGAGAAATTCTCAG GGATCCCCACTTAGGAAGTCCGCAAGCGTTGGAAACTGGATATTTGAGTCTAAGCAAATG CCTAACAATCAGGTACATAAGGAACTTTCCAACAGTAACCTACCAGCCTCAATTCTTTTGCCTCACCTTCAGAATCTTTTCCAGCAAACATCAATTCAACAA GATCTCATTATGAATCTATTGAGTACCTTGCAACCCCCAGAGGTAGCAGATG CTCCTCAAAATGGGAAATTGCCTCCATTGCCTCGTTGGTCAGAGACTAACGGAAGC GCTGAATGTGCTAGTTCTGAAAGGGAACGCATGCTCCTTGTGAAGATCTCTGAACTTCAATCGAG GATGACTAGCTTGACTGATGAATTAACTGCAGAAAGAGTGAAGTGTACTCAA TTGCAACAAGAATTAAATGCTGTGTCTGCTCGCGAAGAGGATGGATATGGAAGGGAAAGAACTTCTTGA